Proteins from one Chroococcidiopsis sp. CCMEE 29 genomic window:
- a CDS encoding HEAT repeat domain-containing protein, with translation MYDEDDLNLLEDPEVELESPLDHLGSLTAESEVPKPDPNVMLALLEAPQPQQRMLAARAFCELEDERATPHLIRLLTDTCPLVRVSAAYGIGRNPSAEAVEPLITHLNRDWNGYVRKGIVWALGNCRDRRSLAPLAEALRTDISAVRLWAASALAQMSEVGYEAVLGAIPPLIEALVRDPVAAVRSNCAWSIGQLCRELPSNVVYATAIDALIQAFAEDEDLGVREDAKSALLGVGDPRALQLIETLEQEGWL, from the coding sequence ATGTATGACGAAGACGACCTGAACCTACTCGAAGACCCCGAAGTTGAGCTAGAAAGCCCTTTAGATCATCTAGGGTCGCTCACTGCTGAGTCAGAGGTGCCAAAGCCAGATCCAAATGTAATGCTGGCTCTGTTGGAAGCTCCGCAACCGCAGCAAAGGATGCTGGCGGCGCGTGCTTTTTGTGAGCTGGAAGATGAACGGGCTACCCCCCATCTGATTCGCCTCTTAACCGATACTTGCCCGTTGGTTCGGGTTAGTGCCGCCTATGGCATTGGACGGAATCCTAGTGCAGAAGCGGTAGAGCCTTTAATTACCCACCTGAACCGAGATTGGAATGGTTATGTGCGTAAGGGTATTGTTTGGGCTTTGGGAAATTGCCGCGATCGCCGCTCTTTAGCACCACTTGCAGAAGCGTTGAGAACTGATATTTCTGCAGTGCGTCTCTGGGCAGCTAGCGCTCTGGCTCAGATGTCAGAGGTGGGTTATGAAGCAGTCCTGGGAGCTATTCCCCCGTTAATCGAAGCCTTGGTGCGAGACCCCGTGGCAGCGGTGCGGAGTAACTGTGCCTGGTCTATCGGACAATTGTGCCGCGAACTGCCTTCCAATGTTGTTTATGCCACTGCAATTGATGCCCTAATTCAAGCCTTTGCCGAAGATGAAGATCTGGGAGTCAGGGAAGATGCTAAGTCTGCACTTTTAGGGGTCGGCGATCCTCGTGCTCTTCAGCTAATTGAAACCTTGGAACAAGAAGGATGGCTTTAA
- a CDS encoding GNAT family N-acetyltransferase has translation MSEQLLPGYYIRVGSGLERALLVKFMQRTYQEILLEQDFSHLARTVEQYFSKETPLWWVEFLGREAGELGTPTKWGLGEAGAAGAAEGKFLRQNQRLPHSSPSIVACLWVGNAVDQVQGDRHAHIFLLYVVPEHRRRGIGTALMRYLENWARARGDRQIGLQVFQSNKNALNLYNQLGYQTQSLWMVKPLYPETLME, from the coding sequence ATGTCTGAGCAGCTGCTACCAGGATATTATATTCGGGTTGGATCGGGCTTGGAACGCGCCTTACTGGTAAAGTTCATGCAACGGACTTACCAGGAGATTCTTCTAGAACAGGATTTTTCCCATCTAGCGCGAACGGTCGAGCAATACTTTTCTAAAGAAACACCCCTGTGGTGGGTTGAGTTCTTGGGCAGGGAAGCAGGGGAACTCGGGACCCCCACGAAGTGGGGATTAGGGGAAGCAGGGGCAGCAGGGGCAGCAGAGGGAAAGTTCCTACGCCAAAATCAAAGATTGCCTCACTCCTCACCTTCCATAGTGGCTTGTCTGTGGGTAGGAAATGCGGTGGATCAGGTACAGGGCGATCGCCATGCTCACATTTTTCTGCTTTATGTAGTACCAGAACACCGACGGCGGGGTATTGGCACAGCTTTGATGCGTTATCTGGAAAACTGGGCGAGGGCAAGGGGCGATCGCCAGATTGGTCTTCAAGTCTTTCAGTCAAACAAGAATGCATTAAATCTTTACAACCAATTGGGCTATCAAACTCAGTCACTCTGGATGGTCAAACCACTCTATCCAGAGACATTGATGGAATGA
- a CDS encoding AmpG family muropeptide MFS transporter, with the protein MKATKSLLQVFQSRKMAALLLLGVSSGLPLFLTSKTLQAWMTVEGVNLAAIGLFSLVGLPYSLKFIWAPLLDRFTLPFLGRRRGWLILIQCTLLVAIALMALQRPAQALQILAVNALAIAFLSATQDIAADAYRADVLEKREMGAGAAVFVLGYRIALLLTGSLALILADRVSWPSVYLLISAVMVIGIIGTVVAPEPKERDRPPASLADAVVLPFGEFFQRLGLLQGLLILLFIVLYKLGDALVNNMSTPFLLQTGFTQTDIGAIQGGMGLIATIVGALAGGVILSKIGINRSLWVFGGLQAVSNLAYFIQAQLGRDYRFMILTINIENFCAGLGTAAFVAFLMSLCNQRFSATQYALLSSLMAVSRDILVAPAGRLVEITGWPMFFIISILAAIPGLMLLPIFAPWNPKVLAVPRPRLDDDSSQL; encoded by the coding sequence GTGAAAGCAACGAAATCGCTGTTACAAGTTTTTCAAAGTCGCAAGATGGCGGCTTTACTTTTATTGGGTGTTTCATCGGGTTTGCCGTTGTTCTTAACTAGTAAGACATTACAGGCTTGGATGACGGTGGAAGGAGTAAATTTGGCAGCCATTGGGTTGTTCAGCCTGGTAGGGTTGCCCTACTCATTGAAGTTTATTTGGGCACCTTTATTGGATCGATTTACGCTGCCTTTTTTGGGACGGCGGCGGGGTTGGCTGATTCTAATTCAGTGTACGTTGTTGGTAGCGATCGCATTGATGGCATTGCAAAGGCCCGCTCAAGCGCTACAAATTCTAGCCGTCAACGCTTTGGCGATCGCCTTTTTAAGTGCCACTCAAGACATCGCTGCGGATGCCTATCGTGCTGATGTCCTAGAAAAACGGGAAATGGGAGCGGGTGCCGCTGTTTTCGTTTTAGGCTATCGCATTGCACTGCTACTCACTGGTTCTTTGGCACTGATCCTGGCAGATCGAGTTTCCTGGCCATCTGTTTACTTGTTAATATCAGCCGTGATGGTGATTGGGATAATTGGCACTGTTGTCGCACCAGAACCGAAAGAACGCGATCGCCCACCCGCGTCGCTAGCAGATGCCGTAGTATTACCCTTTGGGGAATTTTTCCAACGGCTGGGTTTACTCCAAGGCTTGTTGATTCTGCTTTTCATCGTCCTCTATAAACTGGGCGATGCCTTAGTTAATAATATGTCCACACCGTTTTTACTCCAAACAGGCTTTACCCAAACAGATATTGGAGCGATTCAAGGCGGCATGGGACTAATCGCCACGATTGTGGGTGCGCTAGCTGGTGGAGTGATTTTGAGCAAAATTGGCATTAATCGCTCGCTTTGGGTTTTTGGTGGGTTACAAGCTGTGAGTAACTTAGCCTACTTTATCCAAGCTCAGTTGGGTAGAGACTATAGGTTTATGATCCTGACTATCAACATCGAAAATTTTTGTGCTGGGCTGGGAACGGCTGCTTTTGTTGCCTTTTTAATGAGTCTTTGTAACCAGCGCTTTTCCGCCACCCAATATGCTTTGCTTTCAAGCCTAATGGCTGTCAGCCGTGATATCCTGGTTGCCCCAGCTGGCAGGTTGGTAGAAATCACGGGTTGGCCTATGTTTTTCATCATTAGCATCCTAGCTGCTATACCCGGACTAATGCTACTGCCAATATTTGCTCCCTGGAACCCGAAAGTGTTAGCGGTGCCAAGACCTAGACTGGATGATGATTCATCGCAGTTGTAG
- a CDS encoding type II toxin-antitoxin system PemK/MazF family toxin, producing MPFSSDIQSAVNNPTRVLIPVGGGGLELNSVAMCEVITNVEKRYLERGPYGEIRPESLERIQRAIQVAIGVF from the coding sequence GTGCCATTTTCATCTGATATACAGAGTGCTGTTAATAATCCCACTCGCGTTTTGATTCCAGTAGGTGGAGGCGGACTAGAGCTAAACTCTGTTGCGATGTGCGAGGTGATTACCAACGTTGAGAAACGCTATTTAGAACGTGGTCCCTATGGGGAAATTAGGCCTGAATCTTTAGAGCGAATTCAACGAGCGATTCAGGTAGCGATCGGGGTGTTTTAA
- a CDS encoding IS630 family transposase codes for MKLKDARHLSAKAQEALRYRVVNAVESGMSKSEAARVFNVSRTAVHNWTKVVASSGATSLKARKRGPRASSRLLPHQAATAVRLMEQKCPDALGLPFYLWTREAVQQFLAQRYELSVSVWTIGRYLKKWGFTPQKPLRRAYEQDRKAVQYWLETEYPQICRKAHQEKAQIHWGDEMGVRSDYQAGRSYGRTGQTPVVLGTGKRFSCNMISTITNRGKLYFKLFTQRFDAALMLDFLRRLIRQCDQKVFLIVDSHPVHRSHVVKSWVERHAARIRLFFLPSYSPELNPNELLNHDVKANAVGRQRPRNQTQMINNIRSYLRSTQRHPNVVQNFFHEKHVAYAAA; via the coding sequence ATGAAACTCAAAGACGCTCGCCATCTGTCAGCCAAAGCTCAAGAAGCACTTCGCTACCGAGTGGTAAATGCAGTCGAGAGCGGTATGAGTAAATCAGAAGCAGCGCGTGTTTTCAACGTTTCGCGTACAGCAGTGCATAACTGGACAAAAGTGGTAGCTTCCAGCGGTGCGACATCGTTGAAAGCAAGAAAGCGTGGTCCTCGTGCTAGCTCACGTCTGCTCCCCCATCAAGCGGCAACAGCAGTGAGGTTAATGGAGCAAAAGTGTCCAGACGCTTTAGGATTACCATTTTACTTATGGACACGCGAAGCAGTGCAACAGTTTTTGGCTCAACGGTATGAGCTATCGGTGTCAGTGTGGACAATAGGGCGTTATCTCAAGAAATGGGGTTTTACACCACAAAAACCGCTGCGTCGGGCATACGAACAGGATCGCAAGGCAGTGCAGTACTGGTTAGAAACTGAGTATCCCCAGATTTGTCGTAAAGCCCATCAAGAAAAAGCACAAATTCACTGGGGAGACGAAATGGGAGTCCGCTCGGATTATCAAGCAGGACGTTCCTATGGACGAACTGGACAAACGCCAGTTGTGTTAGGGACAGGTAAGCGCTTTAGCTGCAATATGATTTCAACAATTACCAATCGTGGCAAGCTGTACTTCAAGTTATTCACACAACGGTTTGATGCCGCGCTCATGCTTGATTTCCTGCGGCGTTTGATTCGTCAGTGTGACCAAAAGGTGTTTCTGATTGTAGATAGTCATCCTGTGCATCGCTCTCACGTAGTTAAAAGCTGGGTTGAGCGTCATGCCGCTCGCATCCGCCTGTTTTTCTTGCCTTCTTATAGCCCTGAACTAAACCCAAATGAGCTACTCAACCATGATGTTAAAGCCAATGCTGTTGGGCGGCAACGTCCCAGAAATCAAACACAGATGATTAACAACATCCGTAGCTATTTACGTAGCACACAACGTCACCCTAACGTTGTGCAAAACTTCTTCCACGAGAAACACGTTGCTTATGCAGCTGCCTAG
- a CDS encoding universal stress protein: MFHKLLVAIDTSAIGKYVFDEALSLAKAINASMLLLHILSAEEVGSPSMPILPSLEYYPTVTEKNLELYREQKQAFERQGLELLRSRTRKAMAAGVSTEFTQLAGSPGKTICDLASDWGADLIVMGRRGRSGLSELILGSVSNYVLHHARCSVLTVQHPVELVKATQAN, encoded by the coding sequence ATGTTTCACAAGTTACTAGTTGCCATCGACACATCTGCAATCGGCAAGTATGTCTTTGATGAAGCCCTGTCTTTAGCAAAAGCGATTAACGCTAGCATGCTGCTGTTGCACATTCTTTCGGCTGAAGAAGTGGGTAGCCCAAGTATGCCGATCCTCCCGAGTTTAGAGTACTATCCTACTGTGACGGAAAAAAACCTAGAGCTGTATCGAGAGCAAAAACAGGCATTCGAAAGGCAAGGTTTGGAGTTACTGCGATCGCGTACTCGTAAAGCAATGGCGGCTGGAGTTAGCACCGAATTTACCCAGCTTGCAGGTAGTCCAGGTAAAACCATCTGTGACTTAGCCAGTGATTGGGGTGCTGATCTAATTGTTATGGGACGTCGGGGTCGCTCTGGTCTGAGTGAGTTAATTCTGGGTAGTGTAAGTAATTATGTGCTTCACCATGCTCGCTGCTCAGTTTTGACTGTGCAGCATCCAGTTGAGCTCGTTAAAGCTACTCAAGCAAATTAA